From Caulobacter segnis, a single genomic window includes:
- the truB gene encoding tRNA pseudouridine(55) synthase TruB — MARRKKGDAVSGWLCLDKPYDLTSTTAVSRVRRAFNAQKGGHAGTLDPLATGILPIALGEATKTVPFLMDADKAYRFTIAWGRDTTTLDREGETTGTSDVRPTREQVEAALPAFIGEVDQVPPNFSAIKVDGERAYDLARDGVEFELATRKVNIFDLKVVEAADVDHVTLEMECGKGTYVRAVVRDLAKALGTCGHVAELRRTRVGGFTEAASISLETLENLSYEARLSEALLPVETALDDIPALAVTDEDAFRLAQGRAIVLLPRQVETLKAELAPGDRTVSAMSGDRLVALCEMRAGRLNPVRVFQLT; from the coding sequence ATGGCTCGCCGCAAGAAGGGCGACGCCGTTTCGGGCTGGCTGTGCCTGGACAAGCCCTACGACCTGACCTCGACCACGGCCGTCTCCAGAGTGCGCCGCGCGTTCAACGCCCAGAAGGGCGGCCATGCCGGCACGCTGGACCCGCTGGCGACCGGCATCCTGCCGATCGCCCTGGGCGAGGCGACCAAGACCGTCCCGTTCCTGATGGACGCCGACAAGGCCTATCGCTTCACCATCGCCTGGGGGCGCGACACCACCACCCTGGACCGCGAGGGCGAGACCACCGGGACCTCCGACGTGCGTCCGACCCGTGAGCAGGTCGAGGCGGCGTTGCCGGCCTTCATCGGCGAGGTCGACCAGGTGCCGCCGAACTTCTCGGCCATCAAGGTCGACGGCGAGCGCGCCTACGACCTGGCCCGCGATGGGGTCGAGTTCGAACTGGCGACCCGCAAGGTCAACATCTTCGACCTGAAGGTCGTGGAGGCGGCCGACGTTGACCACGTCACCCTGGAGATGGAGTGCGGCAAGGGCACCTATGTCCGCGCCGTGGTCCGCGACTTGGCCAAGGCGCTGGGAACCTGCGGTCACGTCGCCGAGCTGCGCCGCACGCGGGTCGGCGGGTTTACGGAAGCAGCCTCGATATCGCTGGAAACTCTCGAGAATTTGAGCTATGAGGCCCGGCTGTCGGAGGCATTGCTTCCGGTCGAGACCGCGCTGGACGACATCCCGGCGTTGGCCGTGACCGACGAAGACGCCTTCCGGCTTGCACAGGGACGCGCCATCGTCCTGCTCCCGAGGCAGGTGGAAACGCTGAAAGCCGAGCTCGCGCCCGGCGATCGCACCGTTTCCGCCATGTCCGGTGACAGGTTGGTGGCCCTGTGCGAGATGCGCGCCGGGCGGCTCAATCCGGTGCGGGTCTTCCAACTCACCTGA
- the rpsO gene encoding 30S ribosomal protein S15, which yields MSITIERKAALIAEHARGAGDTGSAEVQVAILSERISNLTEHFKTHKKDNHSRRGLLKLVSQRRRLLDHLKKSDAGRYQSLIEKLGLRR from the coding sequence ATGTCGATCACTATCGAGCGCAAGGCCGCTCTCATCGCCGAACACGCCCGCGGCGCGGGTGACACCGGCAGCGCTGAAGTCCAGGTCGCGATCCTCTCGGAACGCATCTCGAACCTGACCGAGCACTTCAAGACGCACAAGAAGGACAACCACAGCCGTCGTGGCCTGCTGAAGCTGGTTTCCCAGCGTCGCCGGCTCCTCGACCACCTGAAGAAGTCCGACGCCGGTCGCTATCAGTCCCTGATCGAAAAGCTGGGTCTGCGTCGCTAA
- the trmB gene encoding tRNA (guanosine(46)-N7)-methyltransferase TrmB, protein MTNPQQPHGPLRSFGRLKSRPVKPRQQALLDTLLPEIAVPQGPFQPLDLMPEAKAVWLEIGFGGGEHMAAQAGRRPETLVIGAEPFVNGVASAVRHVEEQALKNVRIHEGDARDVVDWLPDACLDRVFIMFPDPWHKARHNKRRLIQPEFVTRLARVMKPGAALRFATDWADYAEWTAERVLADPNFRFADETADRNAIPADHVTTRYEEKKLGDCAPVFLDFVRA, encoded by the coding sequence ATGACCAACCCGCAACAACCCCATGGGCCCCTGCGCTCGTTCGGCCGTCTGAAGTCGCGCCCGGTGAAGCCGCGCCAGCAGGCCCTGCTCGACACCCTGCTGCCCGAGATCGCCGTGCCCCAGGGCCCGTTCCAGCCCCTGGACCTGATGCCGGAGGCCAAGGCCGTGTGGCTGGAGATCGGCTTCGGCGGCGGCGAGCACATGGCCGCCCAGGCGGGTCGCCGTCCCGAAACCCTGGTGATCGGGGCCGAGCCGTTCGTCAACGGCGTGGCCAGCGCCGTGCGTCACGTCGAGGAGCAGGCCCTGAAGAACGTCCGCATCCACGAAGGCGACGCCCGCGACGTCGTCGACTGGCTGCCCGACGCCTGCCTGGACCGGGTGTTCATCATGTTCCCGGATCCCTGGCACAAGGCGCGTCACAACAAGCGCCGGCTGATCCAGCCGGAGTTCGTCACCCGGCTGGCCCGCGTGATGAAGCCCGGCGCGGCCCTGCGCTTCGCCACCGACTGGGCCGACTACGCCGAATGGACGGCCGAGCGTGTGCTGGCCGATCCGAACTTCCGCTTCGCCGACGAGACGGCCGACCGCAACGCGATCCCGGCCGACCACGTCACCACGCGCTATGAGGAAAAGAAGCTGGGCGACTGCGCCCCGGTGTTCCTAGACTTCGTCAGGGCCTGA
- the rbfA gene encoding 30S ribosome-binding factor RbfA — MKRHTDNKKGALTGPSQRQLRAGELIRHALVEILREEELADEALTGVSVTVSEVRMSPDLKHAVCFVEPLGAGLTGEDTTEVIKGLNRVAKFLRGRLGRSIDMKFTPDLKFIHDESFGTAAHMDQLFLDPRVQQDTRRLSDVMDDEED; from the coding sequence ATGAAGCGCCACACCGACAACAAGAAGGGCGCCCTGACCGGTCCCTCGCAACGCCAGCTCCGGGCTGGCGAACTGATCCGCCACGCCCTGGTCGAGATCCTCCGCGAGGAGGAGCTGGCCGACGAGGCGCTGACCGGCGTTTCGGTCACCGTCTCCGAGGTGCGGATGAGCCCCGATCTGAAGCACGCCGTCTGCTTCGTCGAGCCGCTGGGCGCGGGTCTTACGGGTGAAGACACCACCGAGGTCATCAAGGGCCTGAACCGGGTCGCCAAGTTCCTGCGTGGCCGCCTGGGCCGCTCGATCGACATGAAGTTCACGCCGGACCTGAAGTTCATCCACGACGAGAGCTTCGGAACAGCCGCCCATATGGACCAGCTGTTCCTGGATCCGCGCGTCCAGCAGGACACCCGCCGCCTCTCCGACGTGATGGACGACGAGGAAGACTGA
- the ppa gene encoding inorganic diphosphatase produces MDLSKIPTGANPPYDLNAIIEIPQGGEPVKYEIDKDSGALMVDRFLHTAMFYPANYGFIPHTLADDGDPADIMVVGPTPVVPGAIIRCRPIGTLMMVDEAGSDEKILAVPVDKLHPFYTGVSSWRDLPTILTEQIAHFFQHYKDLEKGKSTKISGWADIEETADIIRTAIKRYNETY; encoded by the coding sequence ATGGACCTCTCAAAGATCCCGACCGGCGCCAACCCGCCTTACGATCTGAACGCCATCATCGAGATCCCGCAGGGCGGCGAGCCGGTGAAGTACGAGATCGACAAGGACAGCGGCGCCCTGATGGTCGATCGCTTCCTGCACACGGCCATGTTCTACCCGGCCAACTACGGCTTCATCCCGCACACCCTGGCCGATGACGGCGATCCGGCCGACATCATGGTCGTGGGTCCGACCCCGGTGGTGCCCGGCGCGATCATCCGCTGCCGCCCGATCGGCACCCTGATGATGGTCGACGAGGCCGGCTCGGACGAAAAGATCCTGGCGGTGCCGGTCGACAAGCTGCACCCGTTCTACACGGGCGTCTCCAGCTGGCGCGACCTGCCGACCATCCTGACCGAGCAGATCGCCCACTTCTTCCAGCACTACAAGGACCTGGAAAAGGGCAAGTCGACCAAGATCAGCGGCTGGGCCGACATCGAGGAGACCGCCGACATCATCCGCACGGCGATCAAGCGCTACAACGAGACGTACTGA
- the rimP gene encoding ribosome maturation factor RimP, with translation MRGKTQEDRDLIEMLDPVAETLGYEIVRLRLMGGAEQRRLQIMAEHPLQEDGSGGDMNVEDCARLSRGVSEILDAADPITGEYTLEVSSPGIDRPLTRLKDFEDYAGLEARIELDRVAEGRKRFKGELAGVEDDQVGLNIEGEDDVTVYFPFAWIIDAKLVMTDTLMERGAKQRAARIKSDNEDLSESEED, from the coding sequence GTGCGCGGTAAGACGCAGGAAGACCGAGACCTGATCGAGATGCTCGATCCCGTCGCCGAGACCCTCGGCTACGAGATCGTCCGCCTGCGCCTGATGGGCGGGGCCGAGCAGCGTCGCCTCCAGATCATGGCCGAGCATCCGCTGCAGGAAGACGGCAGCGGCGGCGACATGAATGTCGAGGACTGCGCGCGCCTGTCGCGCGGCGTTTCCGAGATCCTGGACGCCGCCGATCCGATCACCGGCGAATACACGCTGGAGGTTTCCAGCCCCGGCATCGACCGTCCGCTGACCCGCCTGAAGGACTTCGAGGACTATGCCGGCCTGGAAGCCCGCATCGAGCTCGACCGCGTGGCCGAGGGCCGCAAGCGCTTCAAGGGCGAGCTGGCCGGCGTCGAGGACGACCAGGTGGGCCTGAATATCGAGGGCGAGGACGACGTCACCGTCTACTTCCCCTTCGCCTGGATCATCGACGCCAAGCTCGTCATGACCGACACCCTGATGGAGCGGGGCGCGAAACAGCGCGCCGCCCGCATCAAATCCGACAACGAAGACCTGTCCGAAAGTGAAGAGGACTGA
- a CDS encoding YciI family protein — protein sequence MAGFWVFDVDSREDAAAWVRRCPAPADGSAEIEIRLLLAPDDLSERPDRAAKRPVWERAMAF from the coding sequence GTGGCCGGCTTCTGGGTGTTCGACGTCGACTCGCGCGAGGACGCCGCCGCCTGGGTGCGCCGCTGCCCCGCCCCCGCCGATGGCTCGGCCGAAATCGAGATCCGTCTGCTGCTGGCGCCGGACGACCTGTCCGAGCGCCCCGATCGCGCGGCCAAGCGACCGGTGTGGGAGCGGGCCATGGCGTTCTGA
- a CDS encoding DUF2939 domain-containing protein has translation MRIKALLALTAVAASLSACATATRYDAAGDVHDLLVAIRDNDRARFDAHVDRRALKAQIEARLIDEARQRGGQSNGVMALAAIAAGPIADVAGEALIRPETFHAAANYYGYTPDRPIPGRVAIASTLRPVGDGRVCAARRDGPCMLTFTQEGSTWRLSGFDPQAANLHFKR, from the coding sequence ATGCGCATCAAGGCTCTCCTCGCTCTGACCGCCGTCGCCGCTTCGCTCAGCGCCTGCGCGACCGCGACCCGCTACGACGCCGCCGGCGACGTGCACGACCTGCTGGTCGCCATCCGCGACAACGACCGCGCTCGCTTCGACGCCCATGTCGATCGCCGGGCGCTGAAGGCCCAGATCGAGGCGCGGCTGATCGACGAGGCCCGCCAGCGCGGTGGCCAGAGCAACGGCGTCATGGCCCTGGCCGCCATCGCCGCCGGGCCGATCGCCGACGTGGCCGGCGAGGCGCTGATCCGGCCAGAGACCTTCCACGCGGCCGCCAATTACTACGGCTACACGCCCGACCGGCCGATCCCGGGACGGGTGGCGATCGCTAGCACCTTGCGTCCGGTCGGCGATGGTCGGGTCTGCGCGGCCAGGAGGGACGGGCCCTGCATGCTGACCTTCACCCAGGAAGGCTCGACCTGGCGCCTGTCAGGCTTCGATCCGCAAGCGGCGAACCTGCATTTCAAGCGATGA
- the nusA gene encoding transcription termination factor NusA: MAIGIAANRLELLQIADAVAREKGIEKEVVIEAIEDALQKAARARYGAEHDIRVKIDPRTGETTQKRVIEVVADDAELEGEIGKMQLSIAKRAWRAAEIGKVYEEALPPFEIGRVQTQMARQVVMHKVREAERERQFDEYKDRVGEIVNGSVKRVEYGNVIVDLGRGEGIMRRDQSIPRENFNVGDRIRAYIYDVRRETKGPQIMLSRAHGGFMAKLFAQEVPEVYDGVIEIRAVARDPGSRAKMAVISNDSSIDPVGACVGMRGSRVQAVVAELQGEKIDIIQWSEDEATFIVNALAPAEVSKVVMDEEDERVEVVVPDEQLSLAIGRRGQNVRLASQLTGWQIDIMTESQESERRQREFTERTALFQEALDVDEVIAQLLVTEGFAAVEDVAFVEPHEIASIEGFDEETAEELQARAREFLDKEAAALDAKRVELGVQDEVLGVEGVTLAMAVALGEGDVKTVEDLAGLVPDDMRGWFETKNGERVREPGILESFNLSPEDAEALIMRARIVMGWVEAPPEPEYEPEPEYEAEAEYEGDEGEAVVEAPAGEEAASEEEA; this comes from the coding sequence ATGGCCATCGGTATCGCCGCCAACCGGCTCGAACTGCTGCAGATCGCCGACGCCGTCGCGCGTGAAAAAGGCATCGAGAAGGAAGTCGTCATCGAGGCCATCGAGGACGCTCTGCAGAAGGCCGCCCGCGCCCGCTACGGCGCCGAGCACGACATCCGCGTCAAGATCGACCCGCGCACGGGCGAAACGACGCAGAAGCGCGTGATCGAGGTCGTCGCCGACGACGCCGAGCTGGAAGGCGAGATCGGCAAGATGCAGCTGTCGATCGCCAAGCGCGCCTGGCGCGCCGCCGAGATCGGCAAGGTCTACGAAGAGGCCCTGCCGCCGTTCGAGATCGGCCGCGTCCAGACCCAGATGGCCCGCCAGGTCGTCATGCATAAGGTCCGCGAAGCCGAGCGCGAGCGTCAGTTCGACGAGTACAAGGATCGCGTCGGCGAGATCGTCAACGGCAGCGTCAAGCGCGTCGAATACGGCAACGTCATCGTCGACCTGGGCCGTGGCGAGGGCATCATGCGCCGCGATCAGTCGATCCCGCGCGAGAACTTCAACGTCGGCGACCGCATCCGCGCCTACATCTACGACGTCCGTCGCGAGACCAAGGGCCCGCAGATCATGCTGAGCCGCGCCCACGGCGGCTTCATGGCCAAGCTGTTCGCCCAGGAAGTGCCGGAAGTCTACGACGGCGTCATCGAGATCCGCGCCGTGGCCCGCGACCCGGGCTCGCGCGCCAAGATGGCCGTCATCTCCAACGACAGCTCGATCGATCCCGTCGGCGCCTGCGTCGGTATGCGTGGTTCGCGCGTGCAGGCCGTCGTGGCCGAGCTGCAGGGCGAGAAGATCGACATCATCCAGTGGTCGGAAGATGAAGCCACCTTCATCGTCAACGCCCTGGCCCCCGCCGAAGTCTCCAAGGTCGTCATGGACGAGGAAGACGAGCGCGTCGAAGTCGTGGTTCCGGACGAGCAGCTGTCGCTGGCCATCGGCCGCCGCGGCCAGAACGTCCGCCTGGCCTCGCAGCTGACCGGCTGGCAGATCGACATCATGACCGAAAGCCAGGAGAGCGAGCGCCGTCAGCGCGAGTTCACCGAGCGCACGGCCCTGTTCCAGGAAGCCCTGGACGTCGACGAGGTCATCGCTCAGCTGCTGGTCACCGAAGGCTTCGCCGCCGTGGAAGACGTGGCCTTTGTCGAGCCGCACGAGATCGCTTCGATCGAGGGCTTCGACGAGGAAACCGCCGAAGAACTGCAGGCCCGGGCCCGCGAGTTCCTCGACAAGGAAGCCGCCGCCCTGGACGCCAAGCGTGTCGAGCTGGGCGTGCAGGACGAGGTCCTGGGCGTCGAGGGCGTGACCCTAGCCATGGCCGTCGCCCTGGGCGAAGGCGACGTGAAGACCGTCGAGGATCTGGCCGGTCTGGTGCCCGACGACATGCGCGGCTGGTTCGAGACCAAGAACGGCGAGCGCGTGCGCGAGCCGGGTATCCTGGAAAGCTTCAACCTGTCGCCGGAAGACGCCGAGGCCCTGATCATGCGCGCCCGCATCGTCATGGGCTGGGTCGAGGCGCCGCCGGAGCCGGAATACGAGCCGGAACCCGAATACGAGGCCGAAGCCGAATACGAGGGTGACGAGGGCGAAGCCGTCGTCGAAGCCCCCGCCGGCGAGGAAGCCGCCTCGGAAGAAGAAGCCTAA
- the infB gene encoding translation initiation factor IF-2 gives MSDENENGRPGGRAPITLKPRQGSVSAGVVKQSFSHGRTKTVVVETKRTRPHAPATGNLAAPSSAERRHDAPAPRPSQPQGGAPTGGGGGSAGGLSQEELRARQRVVDAAREAQARQQADQAAAESRARAAQEAAQREAAAKAAAERAAAAPAPVAQAPVAQTPVATAPAAPAAPVTPPPEAPRPVAQAPVAPQAPRQDAPRQDSRPPSAGQTRTYEPSRDRRDDRPSTTTYRPAPQGDRPFNQRSPRPDAGANFGQRAPRPEGDRPRGPRPDGDRPQGDRGGYRGDRPQGDRPQGDRPQQTVRYSALAPRPAPGGPRGPGGPPRGPRPGVPASAPATPEIQRAMRSAPRPGGEVSRRPDEDDDRRKAANAPNKAVSRVKGAPQRREGRLTIQAVAGDGDSADRMRSLASVRRAREREKEKRRGGVAEQARVAREVVIPDVITVQELSNRMAVRGVDIIKFLMRQGVMLKINDVIDNDTAELVATEFGHTVKRVSEADVEEGFIGAEDIDDHMEPRPPVVTIMGHVDHGKTSLLDALRSTDVAAGEHGGITQHIGAYQVRLKDGQRVTFLDTPGHAAFSSMRARGANITDIVVLVVAGDDGVMPQTIEAIKHAKAAEVPIIVAVNKMDKPGSDSTRVVNELLQHEIVVESLGGDTQLIEVSAKARTGLDDLLEAILLQAEVLDLKANPDRTADGVVIEAKLDKGRGAVSTVLVNRGTLKRGDIVVAGSQWGKVRALLNERNEQLTEAGPATPVEILGLDGVPSPGDAIAVVESEARARELTEYRIRLKREKTLAPVGAGASMADMMAKLQDKKLKELPLVIKADVQGSAEAIIGSLDKMATDEVRARIILSGAGAISESDVMLAKGAGAPVIGFNVRASAQARALAEREGVEIRYYAIIYDLLDDIKGVLSGMLAPIQRETFLGNAEVLQAFDISKIGKVAGCKVTEGVVRKGAKVRIVRQDIVVLELGTLQTLKRFKDEVNEVPVGQECGMLFAGFQDIKVGDVIECFTVEEIKRQLD, from the coding sequence ATGAGCGACGAGAACGAAAACGGCCGACCCGGCGGACGAGCCCCGATCACCCTGAAGCCCCGTCAAGGCTCGGTGAGCGCCGGGGTCGTGAAGCAGAGCTTCAGCCACGGCCGGACCAAGACGGTGGTGGTTGAAACCAAGCGGACGCGCCCGCATGCGCCCGCGACCGGCAATCTGGCCGCGCCGTCCTCGGCCGAGCGTCGTCACGACGCCCCGGCGCCCCGTCCGTCGCAGCCGCAAGGCGGCGCGCCGACGGGTGGCGGCGGTGGTTCGGCCGGCGGTCTCTCGCAGGAAGAACTGCGCGCCCGCCAGCGCGTTGTCGACGCCGCTCGCGAAGCCCAGGCGCGTCAGCAGGCCGACCAGGCCGCGGCCGAGTCTCGCGCCCGCGCCGCCCAGGAAGCCGCTCAACGCGAGGCGGCCGCGAAGGCCGCCGCCGAACGCGCCGCCGCGGCGCCGGCTCCGGTCGCTCAAGCGCCGGTCGCCCAAACCCCCGTCGCTACGGCGCCGGCCGCGCCCGCCGCGCCGGTGACCCCGCCTCCGGAGGCGCCGCGTCCCGTGGCTCAGGCTCCGGTCGCGCCTCAGGCGCCGCGCCAGGACGCCCCGCGTCAGGACTCGCGTCCGCCGTCCGCCGGCCAGACCCGCACCTACGAGCCCAGCCGCGACCGCCGCGACGATCGTCCCAGCACGACGACCTATCGCCCGGCCCCGCAGGGTGATCGTCCGTTCAACCAGCGTTCGCCGCGTCCCGACGCCGGCGCCAATTTCGGCCAGCGCGCGCCGCGTCCGGAAGGCGACCGCCCGCGCGGTCCGCGTCCCGACGGCGATCGTCCGCAGGGCGACCGCGGCGGCTATCGTGGCGACCGTCCACAGGGGGATCGTCCGCAAGGCGACCGTCCGCAGCAGACCGTCCGCTATTCGGCCCTGGCGCCGCGTCCGGCCCCCGGCGGCCCGCGTGGTCCTGGCGGTCCGCCGCGCGGTCCGCGTCCCGGCGTTCCGGCCTCGGCGCCGGCTACGCCCGAGATCCAGCGCGCCATGCGTTCGGCGCCGCGTCCCGGTGGTGAAGTCAGCCGTCGTCCGGACGAGGATGACGATCGCCGCAAGGCCGCCAACGCCCCCAACAAGGCCGTGTCGCGCGTCAAGGGCGCGCCGCAACGCCGCGAGGGGCGCCTGACCATCCAGGCCGTGGCCGGCGACGGAGATTCCGCCGACCGCATGCGCTCGCTCGCCTCGGTCCGCCGGGCGCGTGAACGCGAAAAGGAAAAGCGCCGCGGCGGCGTGGCCGAACAGGCCCGTGTCGCGCGTGAAGTGGTCATTCCCGACGTCATCACCGTGCAGGAACTGTCCAACCGGATGGCCGTGCGCGGCGTCGACATCATCAAGTTCCTGATGCGTCAGGGCGTGATGCTGAAGATCAACGACGTCATCGACAACGACACCGCCGAGCTGGTGGCCACCGAATTCGGCCACACCGTCAAGCGCGTGTCGGAAGCGGACGTCGAAGAAGGCTTCATCGGCGCCGAGGACATCGACGATCACATGGAGCCGCGACCCCCGGTCGTGACGATCATGGGTCACGTCGACCATGGCAAGACCAGCCTGCTCGACGCCCTGCGCTCCACCGACGTGGCGGCCGGTGAACATGGCGGCATTACTCAGCACATCGGCGCCTATCAGGTTCGCCTGAAGGACGGCCAGCGCGTGACGTTCCTCGACACGCCCGGCCACGCCGCGTTCTCGTCGATGCGCGCCCGTGGCGCCAACATCACCGACATCGTGGTGCTGGTGGTGGCCGGCGACGACGGCGTGATGCCCCAGACGATCGAGGCGATCAAACACGCCAAGGCCGCCGAGGTGCCGATCATCGTCGCCGTCAACAAGATGGATAAGCCCGGCTCGGACTCGACCCGCGTGGTCAACGAGCTGCTGCAGCACGAGATCGTCGTCGAAAGCCTGGGTGGCGACACCCAGCTGATCGAGGTCTCGGCCAAGGCCCGCACCGGCCTGGACGACCTGCTGGAAGCCATCCTGCTGCAGGCCGAAGTGCTGGACCTGAAGGCCAACCCCGACCGCACGGCCGACGGCGTGGTGATCGAGGCCAAGCTGGACAAGGGTCGCGGCGCCGTCTCGACGGTGCTGGTCAACCGCGGCACGCTGAAGCGCGGCGACATCGTCGTGGCCGGCAGCCAGTGGGGCAAGGTCCGCGCGCTTCTCAACGAGCGCAACGAACAGCTGACCGAAGCCGGTCCGGCCACACCGGTCGAGATCCTCGGTCTGGACGGCGTGCCCTCGCCGGGCGACGCCATCGCCGTGGTCGAGAGCGAAGCCCGCGCCCGCGAGCTGACCGAGTACCGCATCCGCCTGAAGCGCGAGAAGACGTTGGCCCCGGTGGGCGCCGGCGCTTCGATGGCCGACATGATGGCCAAGCTGCAGGACAAGAAGCTGAAAGAACTGCCGCTGGTCATCAAGGCCGACGTGCAGGGTTCGGCCGAGGCGATCATCGGTTCGCTGGACAAGATGGCCACCGACGAGGTCCGCGCGCGGATCATCCTGTCGGGCGCCGGCGCGATCAGCGAAAGCGACGTCATGCTGGCCAAGGGCGCCGGCGCGCCGGTCATCGGCTTCAACGTCCGGGCCTCGGCCCAGGCGCGAGCCCTGGCCGAGCGCGAAGGGGTCGAGATCCGCTACTACGCGATCATCTACGACCTGCTGGACGACATCAAAGGCGTGCTCTCGGGCATGCTGGCCCCGATCCAGCGCGAAACCTTCCTCGGCAACGCCGAGGTCCTGCAGGCCTTCGACATCTCGAAGATCGGCAAGGTCGCCGGCTGTAAGGTCACCGAGGGCGTGGTCCGCAAGGGCGCCAAGGTCCGGATCGTCCGTCAGGACATCGTGGTCCTGGAACTGGGCACCCTGCAGACCCTCAAGCGCTTCAAGGACGAGGTCAACGAAGTCCCCGTCGGCCAGGAATGCGGCATGCTGTTCGCCGGCTTCCAGGACATCAAGGTCGGCGACGTGATCGAGTGCTTCACCGTCGAGGAGATCAAGCGCCAGCTCGACTAA
- a CDS encoding RNA-binding protein, producing MTEAAPPKTHAEANRLRKDIVLGEATDEARLIRFVAGPDGSVVPDLARKLPGRGIWVGADRASIATAAKKGLFSRAAKTKLTVAPDLADQVELLLARRILDSLGLARKAGNIISGYEKVVAALGTGQVAWLIEASDGAEDGRRKILSAARKAPTAPRLLGAFNSDELGLALGGENVIHTALLAGRGIDRWTQDVERLSGFRPLSPPEWSANGREES from the coding sequence ATGACCGAAGCCGCCCCACCCAAGACCCACGCCGAAGCCAACCGTCTGCGCAAGGACATCGTCCTGGGCGAGGCGACCGACGAGGCGCGTCTGATCCGCTTCGTGGCGGGGCCGGACGGGTCGGTGGTTCCGGACCTGGCCCGCAAGCTGCCGGGGCGGGGGATCTGGGTCGGCGCCGATCGGGCTTCGATCGCGACGGCCGCCAAGAAGGGCCTGTTCTCGCGGGCGGCCAAGACCAAGCTGACCGTCGCGCCGGACCTGGCCGACCAGGTCGAATTGCTGCTGGCGCGGCGTATCCTGGACAGCCTGGGCCTTGCACGGAAGGCCGGGAACATTATCTCGGGATACGAGAAGGTGGTCGCCGCCCTGGGTACGGGTCAGGTCGCCTGGCTGATCGAGGCGTCCGACGGCGCCGAGGATGGTCGCCGCAAGATCTTATCCGCCGCCCGCAAGGCCCCGACAGCGCCCCGTTTGCTGGGTGCGTTCAATTCGGACGAATTGGGTTTGGCCTTGGGCGGGGAGAATGTGATACACACCGCTCTCCTCGCCGGGCGCGGCATCGATCGCTGGACACAGGATGTCGAGCGTTTGTCAGGCTTCCGCCCGCTTTCGCCTCCCGAATGGTCGGCGAACGGACGTGAGGAAAGCTAG
- a CDS encoding dienelactone hydrolase family protein: MSNGDVLAGFTRFEFDDGRWTREVFRIGSGPAVIVIHEVPGLHPGVLAFARDLADAGLTAFCPSLFGQPGKQVGRGYAIGEILKNVCVRREFVALKDGRSSPIVDWLRALARQVHAECGGKGVGAVGMCFTGGFALAMMTEPAVVAPVLSQPSLPLNKPGGLDCSASELACAKKRFKDENLSLLALRFTSDKLVPNARIARLKAEFGDKVEVVELSDSDAAPGQPMAPHSVLTLHLHRSVPDSGSMRARDKVIAFFKERVGA; this comes from the coding sequence ATGTCGAACGGTGACGTTCTGGCGGGTTTCACGCGTTTCGAGTTCGACGATGGGCGCTGGACGCGGGAGGTGTTCCGCATCGGCTCGGGGCCGGCGGTGATCGTCATCCACGAGGTGCCGGGCCTGCATCCGGGCGTGCTGGCCTTCGCGCGCGACCTGGCCGACGCCGGCCTGACCGCCTTCTGCCCCAGCCTGTTCGGCCAGCCGGGCAAGCAGGTCGGACGCGGCTACGCGATCGGGGAGATCTTGAAGAATGTCTGCGTGCGCCGCGAGTTCGTCGCCCTGAAGGACGGCCGCTCCAGCCCGATCGTCGACTGGCTGCGGGCCCTGGCCCGCCAGGTCCACGCCGAGTGCGGCGGCAAGGGTGTCGGCGCGGTCGGCATGTGCTTCACCGGCGGCTTCGCCCTGGCGATGATGACCGAGCCGGCCGTGGTGGCGCCGGTGCTGTCCCAGCCCTCGCTGCCGCTGAACAAGCCGGGCGGCCTGGACTGCTCGGCCTCGGAGCTGGCCTGCGCCAAGAAGCGGTTCAAGGACGAGAACCTGTCGCTGCTGGCCCTGCGCTTCACCTCCGACAAGCTGGTGCCGAACGCCCGCATCGCCCGCCTGAAGGCCGAGTTCGGCGACAAGGTCGAGGTGGTCGAGCTGTCGGACTCGGACGCCGCCCCCGGCCAGCCGATGGCCCCGCACTCTGTGCTGACTCTGCACCTGCACCGCTCGGTCCCCGACAGCGGGTCGATGAGGGCGCGGGACAAGGTGATCGCGTTCTTTAAGGAGCGGGTGGGGGCTTGA